The Hydrogenobacter sp. T-2 region CCCAAGTCTCACCAAGCCCGAGTTCCTTCGCAAAGTCGTCGTTTAGCTCTGGAAGCAGTTTTTCCTTTATACTCTTCACGGTAATTTCTACCCTTGCCTTTCCAGCGGGTTTACCTTCCACATCATAAAGGGTCAGGTCATCAAGCACGAAGCTATCGCCTTCCTTTTTGCCTATCAGCTCTTTCTCTATTTCTTCTCTGAAGGTCCTTGTGCCAATAACTCCAGATGTCTCCCCTTCTGTGGTCTCCCCGCTCTCTAACTCTTGAACCTTGTAGTCCACAACCACTAAATCTCCTTCCTTGACTTCCCTTTCCACAGGCTCCCAAACCGCGTGCTCTTGTCTTATCTCCTCTATCCTCTGCTTTACCAGGTCTTCATTAAACTCAACCTTTTTTATCTCCACCTCAAGCCCTTCCACATTTTGCAGTTCAAACTCAGGGGGCACTTCAAAGGATATGCTATAGCTTAGCTTTTGTCCTTGCTCTTCTAACTCTACATTCTCAAGGTATATGTCCGCAACAGGTTTCAGACCACTTTCTTGTATTGCACTTGACAGAGTAGCGTTTGCAACCCTTTTGCCTACTTCTTCCCTTATGTATTCTTTGAACTTGGCTCTTATAATCCACAGAGGTGCCTTACCCTTCCTAAAGCCTTCCACTTCTGCATTCTGTCTGAGGTAATTGTATACCTCATCAAGAGCGGACCTTACCACATCACCTTCCACCTCAACTTTAAGACTTTTGAATAGCCCCTGCTTGTCTTCTACACTAATCCTCATGCAAACCTCCTATTCTTGGTGCGGGTGGAGGGAGTCGAACCCTCACGGGTTATCCCCACAGGATCCTAAGTCCTGCGCGTCTGCCAGTTCCGCCACACCCGCTTAAGAATAGAAAATTATAACCTGCTTTTGGTCAATTCAACCTCTTACAAAAGCCCTATATTTACATAGACTATGGAGAAGTTTATAGAGATACCTCTTGACCTTGCCCAAAAGTGCGTAAAATGTGGACTTTGTAAGTCCGTATGCCCCACATACCCATACATACAAGAGGAGGCTGGCTTTGCACGTGGCAGGCTTGCCCTTGCGGAGATGGTGGTAAAGGGAGAGCTACCCCTCTCTGAAGAGGTTGCCAAGCAATGGGACCAGTGTGCCATGTGTAGAAGATGTGAATGGATATGTCCCAACAACGTGGAATACAAGGAGATTTTGGTCCATGCAAGGGATATGCAAAGGGATAATCTGGGACAGGGAATGGTAAAAAGTCTTGGTCTAAAGTCCTTGGAGTTTTTGCAGTCAAAGGCAGGTAGAAAGGTGGTAAAGTTAGCTGGAAAACTTTTTAGCCCCTTGCCTTTTGGAGAGATAAAAACGCCCTTTCCCACCGGTGCGGTGAAGTTTATGCCAAAGCCTACTGCAGAGGCTTTTGGACTAAGAGGTAAGGTCTTTAAGGCTCAGGAAGAGAAGGGAAAGCTCCTTTTTTTCACAGGCTGTATGATAGATGCCTTTTATGGAAAGACGGGTGAGAACGTTATAAAGCTTATAAACAAAGCAGGCTACACGGTGGTTGTCCCAGAGGATATAAAGTGCTGTGGTGCACCCCATTACTACTCTGGAAACCTTCCTGCCTTTGAGAGATTAAGAGACCATAACCTCAAGGAGATGGAAAAGTATGAGTTTGACGCAGTGGTGGTTGCCTGTCCCACCTGCGGTGGAGCTTTGCAGGAAGACTATAAACTGCAAAAACCCGTCTACGACTTTGCGGAAATAGTCTTCAAAAGCCCTTTGAAATTCAAAGGCTCTGGAAAAGTCCTCACCTTCCACGTGCCATGCCACTCCTACAGTGCCATGAAGGTAAGCGACAAGGTCTTCTACGGTGTCATGGAGAGGATTGAAGGCGATGAGGTAAGAAAGGCGGAAAAGGACAAGTCT contains the following coding sequences:
- the tig gene encoding trigger factor yields the protein MRISVEDKQGLFKSLKVEVEGDVVRSALDEVYNYLRQNAEVEGFRKGKAPLWIIRAKFKEYIREEVGKRVANATLSSAIQESGLKPVADIYLENVELEEQGQKLSYSISFEVPPEFELQNVEGLEVEIKKVEFNEDLVKQRIEEIRQEHAVWEPVEREVKEGDLVVVDYKVQELESGETTEGETSGVIGTRTFREEIEKELIGKKEGDSFVLDDLTLYDVEGKPAGKARVEITVKSIKEKLLPELNDDFAKELGLGETWAEAEEKIREEVKASLENLRKAMISDAVAVKLVQLHQFEVPQTLLQRELSHLVERKVRELSQWGIDPKYLDYKAIAQELTPQAVFNIKLRYVLEKYAQQKNIEVSIEEIQQRIETLARAYERTVEEMREFLERENLLPVLEEDIKREKALEDIVSKAVVKETEDKKEEKNENT
- a CDS encoding (Fe-S)-binding protein; translated protein: MEKFIEIPLDLAQKCVKCGLCKSVCPTYPYIQEEAGFARGRLALAEMVVKGELPLSEEVAKQWDQCAMCRRCEWICPNNVEYKEILVHARDMQRDNLGQGMVKSLGLKSLEFLQSKAGRKVVKLAGKLFSPLPFGEIKTPFPTGAVKFMPKPTAEAFGLRGKVFKAQEEKGKLLFFTGCMIDAFYGKTGENVIKLINKAGYTVVVPEDIKCCGAPHYYSGNLPAFERLRDHNLKEMEKYEFDAVVVACPTCGGALQEDYKLQKPVYDFAEIVFKSPLKFKGSGKVLTFHVPCHSYSAMKVSDKVFYGVMERIEGDEVRKAEKDKSCCGFAGLFSITNPKMSDQIQKEKVQDLQKTQADVVLTTCPGCVLNLKDGVKKHKTGQEVLHLADYLAQNLED